The proteins below are encoded in one region of Vibrio tubiashii:
- a CDS encoding peptidase domain-containing ABC transporter produces the protein MNRLKSHQSLDSQDRQEAMNALEAESLSVLKQLEVNANIQLFAHQWIDENGVESIDDMFALFDRLALPYRLVADLDAVGDPKLVILVLGEQTLVSGHVHAKQFIAHDTKEEITDTPQFCIVIDGPPLEKASPDWVGERLHVFRPIIPKLLLVSLITNLFALAIPFITMSIYDHVIGGDAGHELQGIAIGAALLFVMMGWLRTLRSRVFASVSNRVSREIAQSLVQRLLRSSYAQNQQTASSSQQNQVMLSERISGVLSGPLGNALFDLPFVVIFVVAIGVLGGWLVLVPIVALSLYYVLAKRSIRSSSKRSMQSTVAGTNRQNMTNELSSKLAFIRSAGFSAHWIQRFNKASLLASTVAFHQSVVQSRYTSMYYFISVGSTLAVMGLGIGLIFENVMTPGGLIASMMLISKVTGPAQILANSAMRFNSFNQSKLQVNRILSQPSEREFSYQHHPLPTLAPSLQLEQVTLRYPKQSRPALNGVSLDIEAGEIVAITGPSGSGKSTLIEVLSGLQPIQNGMVELEGVNLAQYDPQLYRHWCFIRAAYPDLLTLSIREWLTDGHQVEEQKMIGAIEMVGGERWLETLPDGLDTSISRIQPDSLFDLLSGTVAQILIDAKALVYDYPMFLMDNPVPDAHPNAKRIFSEFVQSKKGNATVIFTSHDPELIKLADKVVVLNEGSVVYAGPLDTQPPVGLQERHEPPLAQEKRPSTQEPSVQPHAAQQAQPPSKQGVANG, from the coding sequence ATGAATCGTTTAAAAAGTCATCAATCGCTTGACTCGCAAGATCGCCAAGAGGCAATGAATGCGCTCGAAGCTGAAAGCCTCTCTGTGTTGAAGCAACTGGAAGTGAACGCGAACATCCAGTTGTTTGCGCATCAATGGATCGATGAAAATGGCGTCGAGTCCATCGACGATATGTTCGCTCTGTTCGATAGGCTTGCATTGCCGTATCGTTTAGTGGCTGACTTAGATGCGGTAGGTGACCCTAAACTGGTGATACTGGTTCTTGGGGAGCAGACGTTGGTTTCTGGTCATGTACATGCCAAGCAGTTTATCGCTCATGACACCAAAGAAGAGATAACCGATACGCCTCAATTTTGTATTGTCATCGATGGCCCACCCTTGGAGAAAGCGTCTCCCGATTGGGTTGGCGAAAGGTTACATGTGTTTCGCCCAATCATCCCTAAGTTACTGTTAGTCAGTCTTATCACCAACTTGTTTGCTCTGGCCATTCCCTTTATCACGATGTCGATCTATGACCATGTCATTGGTGGCGATGCTGGACATGAACTACAAGGTATTGCCATTGGGGCGGCCTTATTGTTTGTGATGATGGGTTGGCTCAGAACACTGCGCAGCCGAGTGTTTGCTTCGGTGTCGAATCGTGTCAGTCGTGAGATCGCGCAATCTCTCGTTCAGCGCCTGCTTAGAAGCAGCTATGCGCAAAACCAGCAAACCGCGTCGTCAAGTCAACAAAATCAAGTCATGTTGTCTGAACGTATTTCTGGGGTGCTATCTGGGCCATTAGGAAATGCGCTGTTTGATTTACCGTTCGTTGTGATCTTTGTTGTTGCTATAGGCGTGCTGGGCGGTTGGCTAGTACTGGTGCCTATCGTGGCTTTGAGCCTTTACTACGTGTTAGCAAAACGTTCGATACGCTCGAGCAGCAAGCGCTCAATGCAATCGACGGTGGCGGGCACCAATCGTCAAAATATGACCAATGAGTTGTCATCCAAGCTGGCTTTTATTCGTAGCGCTGGGTTTTCAGCACATTGGATCCAACGCTTCAACAAGGCCAGTCTTCTCGCCTCTACCGTGGCGTTTCATCAATCGGTTGTTCAGAGTCGCTATACCTCGATGTACTATTTTATTAGTGTGGGCTCAACACTCGCGGTGATGGGGCTCGGGATCGGGCTGATATTTGAAAACGTCATGACCCCGGGGGGGTTGATTGCTTCCATGATGTTGATATCGAAAGTGACCGGACCCGCTCAGATCTTGGCGAACAGTGCAATGCGCTTTAATAGCTTCAATCAGTCTAAATTGCAGGTCAATCGCATTCTGTCTCAACCGTCTGAGCGAGAATTCAGCTACCAACATCATCCATTGCCTACGCTCGCCCCGAGCTTGCAGTTAGAGCAAGTGACACTGAGGTATCCCAAGCAAAGTCGCCCAGCGTTAAATGGGGTCAGTCTTGACATCGAAGCCGGTGAAATTGTGGCCATCACGGGTCCCTCTGGGAGTGGTAAATCCACCTTGATCGAAGTGTTGTCAGGTTTGCAACCGATTCAAAATGGCATGGTTGAGCTGGAAGGCGTTAACCTCGCCCAATACGACCCACAGCTCTATCGTCACTGGTGCTTCATCCGCGCAGCGTACCCTGATTTGCTCACGCTGAGTATTCGAGAGTGGTTAACCGATGGGCATCAAGTCGAAGAACAGAAAATGATTGGTGCCATTGAAATGGTGGGTGGGGAGCGCTGGCTCGAGACCTTACCAGATGGGCTGGATACGTCGATCAGTCGTATTCAACCGGACAGCCTTTTTGACTTGCTGTCAGGCACTGTCGCGCAGATCCTGATTGACGCGAAAGCGTTGGTCTATGACTACCCAATGTTCCTCATGGATAACCCAGTACCCGATGCTCATCCCAATGCCAAACGGATATTTAGTGAGTTCGTGCAATCGAAAAAAGGAAACGCCACCGTGATCTTCACTTCCCACGATCCTGAGCTCATTAAGCTGGCCGATAAGGTCGTGGTTTTGAACGAAGGGAGTGTCGTTTATGCCGGTCCACTCGACACACAGCCGCCTGTCGGCCTTCAAGAGCGTCACGAACCGCCACTGGCTCAAGAGAAACGGCCGTCAACACAAGAACCGTCAGTTCAACCGCATGCCGCCCAGCAGGCCCAACCCCCGTCAAAGCAAGGAGTCGCGAATGGCTAA
- a CDS encoding ABC transporter, translating to MLSNSMKNRGAVGKVLLPSLLVNLLSLAASSSHLRDLGIGGVEEGLGAVSKVKDWYSGGVIAGFIDLPFAMIFLGLVAYIGGELVVIPLTVWLMTLAIVWLSSLRVKSLSEKAAQDEQERKAFLILMSQTLQGIKRQAVESRIFNQFKSLNNVRSLSKAKEEEQNAFIQECLQLAALATSVLLVITGSLWVLDGQLTTGGLAACSILSGRAVAPLSALIGIRIKLNSIHSANQAIEKLSDLTVSHRVSPAMTEPDLQVDFDVLEIQHATIERYGELALVDVRLKKGELVLLDSEDRHTNSHVLSSIAGVDELKAGECLVNGNEVSLATMANMIAYCGVKGQLVSGTILDNLCGFDPSKTQRANDYARRLGLSKEITRLPDGLETHVGQTSAALLSMGNVKMLNIAAQFASDKPVVLLDRPDASLDLNALSHLVEVLGDEMLAGRAILMVSAHSRLRELASRTIAVQTERTQEAVA from the coding sequence ATGCTCTCAAATTCTATGAAAAACAGAGGGGCAGTAGGGAAAGTCCTACTGCCTTCTTTGCTCGTCAATCTTCTTTCTCTTGCCGCGTCATCAAGTCACCTTCGTGACCTCGGTATCGGGGGAGTGGAAGAAGGGTTGGGCGCCGTCTCCAAAGTTAAAGACTGGTATTCTGGTGGGGTCATCGCAGGCTTTATTGATTTGCCGTTTGCAATGATATTTCTGGGGCTGGTGGCCTACATTGGCGGTGAACTTGTGGTGATACCGTTGACGGTTTGGTTGATGACTCTCGCTATTGTGTGGCTTTCTTCTCTCCGTGTTAAAAGCTTAAGTGAAAAAGCTGCGCAAGATGAGCAGGAGCGAAAAGCCTTCCTGATCCTAATGAGCCAAACTCTACAGGGGATCAAACGTCAGGCTGTTGAGTCTCGAATTTTTAATCAGTTTAAGTCCTTAAACAACGTCCGCTCTTTATCTAAGGCAAAAGAAGAAGAACAAAATGCCTTTATTCAAGAATGTCTGCAGCTCGCGGCCTTGGCGACGTCGGTTTTACTCGTGATCACTGGCAGCCTGTGGGTGCTGGATGGTCAGCTCACCACGGGTGGACTGGCGGCATGTTCGATTTTATCAGGCAGAGCGGTGGCGCCTTTGAGCGCTTTGATTGGGATCCGAATCAAGCTTAATTCAATACACAGTGCGAATCAGGCAATAGAAAAGTTGAGTGACTTAACGGTTTCCCACCGAGTGTCCCCCGCAATGACCGAACCTGATCTGCAGGTTGATTTTGACGTGCTCGAAATTCAACACGCGACCATTGAGCGATATGGTGAACTCGCCCTGGTGGATGTGAGGTTGAAAAAAGGGGAATTGGTCTTGTTAGACAGTGAAGATCGCCACACTAACAGTCATGTATTGTCGTCAATAGCGGGTGTGGATGAACTGAAGGCCGGTGAGTGCTTGGTTAATGGCAACGAGGTGTCACTCGCCACAATGGCCAACATGATCGCTTACTGTGGTGTTAAAGGACAATTGGTGTCGGGGACGATTCTCGACAACTTGTGTGGTTTTGATCCCAGCAAAACCCAACGCGCTAATGACTACGCTCGTCGCCTAGGGTTAAGCAAAGAAATTACGCGTTTACCCGATGGATTGGAAACACACGTTGGCCAGACGAGTGCTGCTTTGTTGAGTATGGGCAATGTGAAAATGCTCAATATTGCCGCTCAATTCGCCAGTGACAAGCCGGTTGTTCTGTTAGACAGGCCGGACGCTTCGCTTGATCTTAACGCTTTAAGTCATCTGGTTGAAGTGCTGGGGGATGAGATGTTGGCGGGACGCGCGATACTGATGGTGAGCGCTCATTCTCGGCTTCGTGAATTGGCCAGCCGAACCATTGCCGTGCAAACGGAACGCACTCAGGAGGCCGTCGCATGA
- a CDS encoding HlyD family type I secretion periplasmic adaptor subunit produces MAKHPIDTGERYGELVESQNTARTLALATWSVALCVVAFATWSVLTQVDEIAKAKGAVIPEGEKQVLQSAIGGKLKQILVKEGQLVEKGQPLVEFDATFQRTALEELKSQQVTLLASIERMNALLDDREPNFGEFEVDYPQIVSQQKAQLSAQKGLYFQKRIVLEKDSEQLAEQLRSVDKSLPSYEKELNATKQELTILEKGYKAGNISRLRVLEMRQKLASIEQKIEEARGKKSVLIKQADSNEQKIEQLLAEAKATVSDDRSKAVSDLSALNARVRSSQAKLTNTTLVSPLQGLVQSLPSTQNGGVIQPGGTVVEIVPVGGKADFKARLSPRDIGFVNVGQPTRIKIDAFDYSRFGALKGEVESISPTTSQSERGEIYYEVVVSVETPYFRNNPESFSILPGMTGEVDITTGEKSVFQYLWKPIYTNISVAFGER; encoded by the coding sequence ATGGCTAAACACCCTATCGATACAGGCGAGCGCTACGGTGAGCTTGTTGAATCACAAAATACGGCCCGTACATTGGCGCTGGCGACGTGGTCGGTGGCTTTGTGTGTGGTGGCTTTTGCCACTTGGTCTGTGCTCACTCAAGTGGACGAAATCGCTAAAGCAAAGGGCGCCGTGATCCCTGAAGGCGAAAAACAAGTCTTACAAAGTGCCATTGGAGGCAAGTTAAAGCAAATTCTCGTTAAAGAAGGTCAATTGGTCGAGAAAGGTCAACCGCTGGTTGAGTTTGACGCGACTTTTCAGCGTACCGCGCTGGAAGAATTGAAATCTCAACAAGTGACGCTGCTCGCTAGCATCGAGCGTATGAATGCGTTACTTGATGACCGAGAACCGAATTTTGGGGAGTTTGAGGTCGATTATCCCCAGATCGTGAGCCAGCAAAAGGCGCAGCTAAGTGCTCAGAAAGGGCTGTACTTTCAAAAACGCATCGTGCTTGAAAAGGACAGCGAGCAGCTCGCTGAGCAGCTTCGCAGCGTCGATAAGTCTTTGCCTAGCTATGAGAAAGAGCTGAATGCCACTAAGCAAGAATTGACTATCCTAGAGAAAGGCTATAAAGCAGGCAACATCTCACGTTTACGTGTGCTTGAAATGCGCCAAAAGCTGGCCAGTATTGAACAGAAAATAGAAGAAGCCCGTGGCAAGAAATCGGTTCTCATTAAGCAAGCAGACAGCAATGAGCAAAAAATAGAGCAACTGCTTGCTGAAGCCAAAGCGACAGTGAGCGATGACCGTTCTAAAGCGGTCTCTGACTTATCCGCGCTCAACGCAAGAGTGCGTTCAAGCCAAGCGAAATTGACCAACACGACGTTAGTCTCTCCCTTACAAGGCTTGGTGCAAAGTCTGCCGAGCACCCAAAATGGGGGCGTGATTCAGCCGGGTGGGACCGTGGTTGAGATTGTCCCTGTCGGCGGTAAAGCGGATTTTAAAGCGCGACTTTCGCCGAGAGACATTGGTTTCGTGAATGTGGGACAGCCAACTCGAATCAAGATTGACGCGTTTGATTACAGTCGCTTCGGGGCCTTGAAAGGGGAAGTAGAAAGTATCTCACCGACCACAAGTCAAAGTGAACGAGGCGAGATCTACTATGAAGTGGTCGTGTCAGTAGAAACGCCATACTTTAGGAATAATCCGGAGAGCTTCTCTATCTTGCCTGGTATGACGGGCGAGGTCGACATCACAACAGGCGAAAAGTCGGTGTTCCAATACCTATGGAAACCGATCTATACCAATATCAGCGTCGCGTTTGGTGAAAGGTAA